In one Dermochelys coriacea isolate rDerCor1 chromosome 20, rDerCor1.pri.v4, whole genome shotgun sequence genomic region, the following are encoded:
- the NACA gene encoding nascent polypeptide-associated complex subunit alpha isoform X1: MPGEATETVPATEQELPQPQAETVNPPPAPGEASWALAGVTLAAEQTRAVATKNPEVAGQGSQAEAALEPSAPAVPAPPAGAPAAPAAAVAEPPVQASALAPAPAANPAQPSSPSVPMGPAVSRELPPSPTSPASPALAPPAAPASPPVVPALIPPTFSTPLKLPASAVGIPMPSPPPPIPPAAPALGTPADSATPGSPRPAAASPVTPASPGGPALASPSVTPRCPHASLTTPLAPLAAPVSPSCPVMTVPVSPLTPLVPPVAPATPGPLAPPAISATPPVAAALAPLALLAPVSPPVTSALAAATPVAQPSSPAPLVPPVVIAAPPAPITSPEASASLVVPAAAPLAPTSCPVFPVAPVPAPSTPRKTSASPPAPLPPPKTPASPPAPSSSTIPKTPASPPTPLSPTQAPSSPPAPTPSTPPKTPSSLPKPQASPVGPASAPALFMPSEIPPSLPTPLPSAVASASIAPPASAPTPSTSIKTPAPPSKAPASPVGPTPAPSTPTVIPASAPTPLPPPKTPASPTAPVPAPSKPPKTPASPPAPLPPPKTPASPPAPSSSTIPKTPASPPTPLSPTQAPSSPPAPTPSTPPKTPSSLPKPQASPVGPASAPALFMPSETPPSLPTPLPSAVASASIAPPASAPTPSTSIKTPAPPSKAPASPVGPTPAPSTPPVIPASAPTPLPPPKTPASPTAPAPAPSIPLETPLPSPMAPSPAPLHPLVAPFSPSVTPALGAPACPPAPITPTEAAISPGTPVAPASPTSPVLVIPGSPPVPKAITEAAASGSAPASSPELLLASQKPASSQAASTDLPATHLTPGSSQAPAPLPTSPAEELTPRPGLPKPSLPSSSPGPASEAPARPPTPVCAATIDDDELPPLIPPERPAGELPLQPILVDLSSPRPTVAPAEAPAPLPPAKQPVLKNDKGSGTESDSDESVPELEEQDSTQATTQQAQLAAAAEIDEEPVSKAKQSRSEKKARKAMSKLGLRQVTGVTRVTIRKSKNILFVITKPDVYKSPASDTYIVFGEAKIEDLSQQAQLAAAEKFKVQGEAVSNIQENTQTPTVQEESEEEEVDETGVEVKDIELVMSQANVSRAKAVRALKNNSNDIVNAIMELTM, translated from the exons ATGCCTGGTGAAGCGACAGAAACAGTCCCAGCCACAGAGCAGGAACTGCCACAGCCTCAGGCTGAGACAG TAAATCCTCCCCCGGCCCCCGGGGAAGCAAGCTGGGCTCTCGCAGGAGTGACATTGGCAGCTGAGCAGACCAGAGCAGTTGCCACCAAGAATCCTGAGGTGGCAGGCCAGGGTTCCCAGGCTGAGGCTGCTCTGGAGCCTTCAG CTCCTGccgtccctgcccctcctgccggTGCTCCTGCAGCGCCCGCAGCTGCTGTAGCTGAGCCTCCTGTTCAGGCATCAG cactagctccagctcctgctgctaACCCTGCCCAGCCCTCCTCTCCGAGTGTCCCCATGGGCCCAGCTGTGTCACgagagctgcccccctccccaacctctcctgcttccccagcactagctccccctgcagcccctgcctccccacctGTGGTCCCAGCTCTGATTCCTCCTACCTTCTCCACTCCCTTAAAGCTCCCAGCTTCAGCTGTTGGCATCCCAATGCCCAGCCCACCTCCCCCTattccccctgcagccccagctcttggGACCCCAGCCGATTCTGCCACTCCAGGCTCTcccagacctgctgctgcttccccagttACTCCAGCGTCCCCTGGGGGCCCAGCACTGGCATCTCCTTCTGTTACCCCAAGGTGTCCCCATGCCTCTCTCACCACCCCTCTTGCCCCCCTGGCGGCACCAGTCTCTCCTAGCTGCCCAGTTATGACAGTTCCTGTTTCTCCCCTGACCCCCCTTGTTCCTCCTGTGGCCCCTGCGACACCAGGCCCTCTTGCTCCTCCCGCAATCTCAGCCACCCCCCCTGTGGCTGCTGCCCTTGCCCCCCTCGCCCTTCTGGCTCCTGTTTCTCCCCCTGTGACAtcagctctggctgctgctaccCCTGTGGCCCAAccttcttcccccgcccctcTTGTTCCTCCCGTAGTCAttgctgctcccccagcccccatcacGTCCCCTGAGGCCTCAGCTTCACTGGtggtccctgctgctgcccctctggCCCCAACCTCTTGCCCAGTATTtcctgtggctcctgtcccagCACCCTCCACGCCTCGCAAGacctctgcctctcccccagcccctctccctcccccaaagaccCCAGCCTCACCTCCTGCCCCAAGCTCCTCTACTATCCCCAagacccctgcctctcccccaacccctctctcccccacacaggCCCCATcctcacctcctgccccaaccccctccactcccccaaaGACCCCTTCTTCTCTACCAAAGCCCCAAGCCTCTCCTGTGGGTCctgcttctgccccagccctcttcaTGCCCTCTgagatccctccctctctcccaaccCCTCTCCCTTCTGCTGTGGCCTCAGCTTCTATTgctcctcctgcctcagccccaaccccctccacTTCCATCAAAACCCCTGCTCCTCCATCAAAGGCCCCAGCCTCCCCTGTGGGTCCTACtcctgccccctccactcccactgtgatccctgcctctgccccaacccctctcccacccccaaagaCCCCAGCCTCACCTacagctcctgtcccagccccctccaagccccccaagacccctgcctctcccccagcccctctccctcccccaaagaccCCAGCCTCACCTCCTGCCCCAAGCTCCTCTACTATCCCCAagacccctgcctctcccccaacccctctctcccccacacaggCCCCATcctcacctcctgccccaaccccctccactcccccaaaGACCCCTTCTTCTCTACCAAAGCCCCAAGCCTCTCCTGTGGGTCctgcttctgccccagccctcttcaTGCCCTCTGagacccctccctctctcccaaccCCTCTCCCTTCTGCTGTGGCCTCAGCTTCTATTgctcctcctgcctcagccccaaccccctccacTTCCATCAAAACCCCTGCTCCTCCATCAAAGGCCCCAGCCTCCCCTGTGGGTCCTACtcctgccccctccactccccctgtgatccctgcctctgccccaacccctctccctcccccaaagaccCCAGCCTCTCctacagctcctgccccagccccctccattcCCCTtgagaccccactcccttcccctatggctccttccccagcccctctccatcCCTTGGTGGCTCCTTTTTCTCCCAGTGTGACACCAGCTCTGGGGGCTCCTGCGTGTCCACCAGCTCCTATCACCCCCACTGAGGCTGCTATTTCTCCTGGGacccctgtggccccagcctctcccacttCCCCAGTTCTGGTGATCCCTGGCTCTCCCCCTGTCCCAAAGGCAATAACTGAGGCTGCTGCCTCTGGCTCTgctcccgcctcctcccctgagctccTCCTTGCTTCCCAGAAACCAGCTTCCTCGCAAGCTGCTTCCACTGACCTCCCTGCCACTCACCTTACTCCAGGGAGTAGCCAAGCCCCTGCACCTCTGCCCACTTCCCCCGCTGAAGAGCTAACCCCCCGCCCCGGGCTTCCTAAACCATCCCTGCCTTCCTCCTCACCTGGTCCTGCGTCCGAAGCACCAGCtagaccccccacccctgtctgtgCTGCTACCATCGATGACGACGAGCTGCCGCCTCTCATCCCTCCCGAGCGGCCTGCCGGGGAACTGCCTTTGCAGCCGATCCTGGTGGATCTCTCCTCTCCCAGACCCACTGTGGCCCCTGCTGAGGCCccagctcctcttcctccagccAAGCAACCCGTGCTGAAGAATGACAAGG GGTCCGGTACAGAATCCGACAGTGACGAATCGGTGCCAGAACTCGAAGAACAAGATTCTACACAGGCCACCACACAGCAGGCACAG CTCGCAGCAGCAGCTGAAATAGATGAAGAACCAGTTAGCAAAGCAAAACAGAGTAGGAGTGAAAAGAAAGCACGAAAG gcaATGTCCAAACTGGGCCTTCGCCAGGTCACAGGTGTAACCCGAGTTACCATCCGGAAATCCAAGAACATCCTCTTCGTTATCACGAAGCCAGACGTGTACAAAAGCCCAGCATCAGACACCTACATAGTCTTCGGCGAGGCAAAG ATCGAAGATCTGTCCCAGCAGGCGCAGCTGGCAGCCGCCGAGAAATTCAAAGTGCAAGGAGAAGCCGTCTCAAACATTCAGGAAAACACACAGACTCCCACCGTACAGGAGGAGAGCGAAGAAGAGGAG GTTGACGAGACTGGCGTCGAGGTGAAAGACATCGAGTTGGTCATGTCCCAGGCGAACGTGTCCCGCGCGAAGGCTGTCCGGGCCCTGAAGAACAACAGTAACGATATTGTAAATGCTATTATG gaatTGACGATGTAG
- the NACA gene encoding nascent polypeptide-associated complex subunit alpha isoform X2 encodes MPGEATETVPATEQELPQPQAETGSGTESDSDESVPELEEQDSTQATTQQAQLAAAAEIDEEPVSKAKQSRSEKKARKAMSKLGLRQVTGVTRVTIRKSKNILFVITKPDVYKSPASDTYIVFGEAKIEDLSQQAQLAAAEKFKVQGEAVSNIQENTQTPTVQEESEEEEVDETGVEVKDIELVMSQANVSRAKAVRALKNNSNDIVNAIMVSGLQSGRASCRERV; translated from the exons ATGCCTGGTGAAGCGACAGAAACAGTCCCAGCCACAGAGCAGGAACTGCCACAGCCTCAGGCTGAGACAG GGTCCGGTACAGAATCCGACAGTGACGAATCGGTGCCAGAACTCGAAGAACAAGATTCTACACAGGCCACCACACAGCAGGCACAG CTCGCAGCAGCAGCTGAAATAGATGAAGAACCAGTTAGCAAAGCAAAACAGAGTAGGAGTGAAAAGAAAGCACGAAAG gcaATGTCCAAACTGGGCCTTCGCCAGGTCACAGGTGTAACCCGAGTTACCATCCGGAAATCCAAGAACATCCTCTTCGTTATCACGAAGCCAGACGTGTACAAAAGCCCAGCATCAGACACCTACATAGTCTTCGGCGAGGCAAAG ATCGAAGATCTGTCCCAGCAGGCGCAGCTGGCAGCCGCCGAGAAATTCAAAGTGCAAGGAGAAGCCGTCTCAAACATTCAGGAAAACACACAGACTCCCACCGTACAGGAGGAGAGCGAAGAAGAGGAG GTTGACGAGACTGGCGTCGAGGTGAAAGACATCGAGTTGGTCATGTCCCAGGCGAACGTGTCCCGCGCGAAGGCTGTCCGGGCCCTGAAGAACAACAGTAACGATATTGTAAATGCTATTATGGTGAGTGGCCTCCAGAGCGGA
- the NACA gene encoding nascent polypeptide-associated complex subunit alpha isoform X3 has translation MPGEATETVPATEQELPQPQAETGSGTESDSDESVPELEEQDSTQATTQQAQLAAAAEIDEEPVSKAKQSRSEKKARKAMSKLGLRQVTGVTRVTIRKSKNILFVITKPDVYKSPASDTYIVFGEAKIEDLSQQAQLAAAEKFKVQGEAVSNIQENTQTPTVQEESEEEEVDETGVEVKDIELVMSQANVSRAKAVRALKNNSNDIVNAIMELTM, from the exons ATGCCTGGTGAAGCGACAGAAACAGTCCCAGCCACAGAGCAGGAACTGCCACAGCCTCAGGCTGAGACAG GGTCCGGTACAGAATCCGACAGTGACGAATCGGTGCCAGAACTCGAAGAACAAGATTCTACACAGGCCACCACACAGCAGGCACAG CTCGCAGCAGCAGCTGAAATAGATGAAGAACCAGTTAGCAAAGCAAAACAGAGTAGGAGTGAAAAGAAAGCACGAAAG gcaATGTCCAAACTGGGCCTTCGCCAGGTCACAGGTGTAACCCGAGTTACCATCCGGAAATCCAAGAACATCCTCTTCGTTATCACGAAGCCAGACGTGTACAAAAGCCCAGCATCAGACACCTACATAGTCTTCGGCGAGGCAAAG ATCGAAGATCTGTCCCAGCAGGCGCAGCTGGCAGCCGCCGAGAAATTCAAAGTGCAAGGAGAAGCCGTCTCAAACATTCAGGAAAACACACAGACTCCCACCGTACAGGAGGAGAGCGAAGAAGAGGAG GTTGACGAGACTGGCGTCGAGGTGAAAGACATCGAGTTGGTCATGTCCCAGGCGAACGTGTCCCGCGCGAAGGCTGTCCGGGCCCTGAAGAACAACAGTAACGATATTGTAAATGCTATTATG gaatTGACGATGTAG